A part of Primulina eburnea isolate SZY01 chromosome 10, ASM2296580v1, whole genome shotgun sequence genomic DNA contains:
- the LOC140802976 gene encoding ABSCISIC ACID-INSENSITIVE 5-like protein 2 isoform X1, translating to MGSQGGGTNSNGGTPAQIQVQNPDPKSNPLVSKGSLYNLTLDEVQNQLGDLGKPLISMNIDELLKNVWTVEANNQARGGIDYGPPGQPECGSSLNRQSRLSLSKDLSRKTVDEVWHDIQQGQKRSSLDRKRTLGEMTLEDFVIKAGVVVESSAGKNNQGSVFGGVDVIGLPPQAQWMNYQIPSIPMQRLPAFMPSQSVQQTVPLGENHIMDATYPETQITMSSSPRSGTLSDTQTPGRKRVAPGDFVERSVERRQKRMIKNRESAARSRARKQAYTHELENKVSRLEEENERLKRQKISRNALLRGEPVRTINFKLFADIHNRSVHQC from the exons ATGGGATCTCAAGGGGGTGGTACTAATAGCAATGGGGGAACCCCTGCTCAGATCCAAGTTCAAAATCCAGACCCCAAATCCAACCCCTTGGTTAGCAAAGGGTCTCTGTACAACCTCACTCTTGATGAGGTACAGAATCAATTGGGGGATCTGGGGAAACCTTTAATTAGCATGAATATTGATGAGCTTTTGAAGAACGTGTGGACAGTTGAGGCTAATAATCAAGCTAGGGGAGGCATTGATTATGGGCCACCTGGGCAGCCTGAGTGTGGCTCGTCTTTGAACCGCCAGTCACGCCTCTCATTATCCAAGGATCTGAGCAGAAAGACCGTTGACGAGGTGTGGCATGATATTCAGCAAGGACAGAAAAGGAGTAGTCTTGATCGGAAAAGGACTCTCGGTGAAATGACTTTGGAGGATTTCGTGATTAAGGCAGGAGTAGTTGTCGAATCATCTGCAGGGAAAAATAATCAGGGCTCGGTTTTTGGAGGAGTTGATGTGATTGGATTACCTCCGCAAGCCCAATGGATGAATTATCAGATCCCCTCTATTCCGATGCAGCGGCTTCCTGCTTTCATGCCGAGCCAATCTGTTCAACAAACTGTTCCTCTTGGTGAAAATCATATAATGGATGCTACATACCCGGAAACTCAAATAACCATGTCTTCATCTCCACGGTCGGGTACTTTATCGGATACCCAGACTCCAGGACGAAAAAGGGTTGCACctggtgattttgttgaaaGGAGTGTCGAGAGGAGACAAAAGAGGATGATCAAGAACAGGGAATCGGCTGCTCGATCACGAGCTAGGAAGCAG GCTTACACCCATGAGCTGGAGAACAAGGTTTCACGCCTTGAGGAGGAGAATGAACGCCTCAAGAGACAAAAG ATTTCAAGGAATGCTTTGCTACGTGGAGAGCCAGTAAGAACTATCAATTTCAAACTGTTCGCAGACATTCATAATCGAAGTGTGCATCAATGTTAA
- the LOC140802976 gene encoding ABSCISIC ACID-INSENSITIVE 5-like protein 2 isoform X3: protein MGSQGGGTNSNGGTPAQIQVQNPDPKSNPLVSKGSLYNLTLDEVQNQLGDLGKPLISMNIDELLKNVWTVEANNQARGGIDYGPPGQPECGSSLNRQSRLSLSKDLSRKTVDEVWHDIQQGQKRSSLDRKRTLGEMTLEDFVIKAGVVVESSAGKNNQGSVFGGVDVIGLPPQAQWMNYQIPSIPMQRLPAFMPSQSVQQTVPLGENHIMDATYPETQITMSSSPRSGTLSDTQTPGRKRVAPGDFVERSVERRQKRMIKNRESAARSRARKQAYTHELENKVSRLEEENERLKRQKDVICMSCSTTGFCLPRLGESGMEWQ, encoded by the exons ATGGGATCTCAAGGGGGTGGTACTAATAGCAATGGGGGAACCCCTGCTCAGATCCAAGTTCAAAATCCAGACCCCAAATCCAACCCCTTGGTTAGCAAAGGGTCTCTGTACAACCTCACTCTTGATGAGGTACAGAATCAATTGGGGGATCTGGGGAAACCTTTAATTAGCATGAATATTGATGAGCTTTTGAAGAACGTGTGGACAGTTGAGGCTAATAATCAAGCTAGGGGAGGCATTGATTATGGGCCACCTGGGCAGCCTGAGTGTGGCTCGTCTTTGAACCGCCAGTCACGCCTCTCATTATCCAAGGATCTGAGCAGAAAGACCGTTGACGAGGTGTGGCATGATATTCAGCAAGGACAGAAAAGGAGTAGTCTTGATCGGAAAAGGACTCTCGGTGAAATGACTTTGGAGGATTTCGTGATTAAGGCAGGAGTAGTTGTCGAATCATCTGCAGGGAAAAATAATCAGGGCTCGGTTTTTGGAGGAGTTGATGTGATTGGATTACCTCCGCAAGCCCAATGGATGAATTATCAGATCCCCTCTATTCCGATGCAGCGGCTTCCTGCTTTCATGCCGAGCCAATCTGTTCAACAAACTGTTCCTCTTGGTGAAAATCATATAATGGATGCTACATACCCGGAAACTCAAATAACCATGTCTTCATCTCCACGGTCGGGTACTTTATCGGATACCCAGACTCCAGGACGAAAAAGGGTTGCACctggtgattttgttgaaaGGAGTGTCGAGAGGAGACAAAAGAGGATGATCAAGAACAGGGAATCGGCTGCTCGATCACGAGCTAGGAAGCAG GCTTACACCCATGAGCTGGAGAACAAGGTTTCACGCCTTGAGGAGGAGAATGAACGCCTCAAGAGACAAAAG
- the LOC140802976 gene encoding ABSCISIC ACID-INSENSITIVE 5-like protein 2 isoform X2, producing MGSQGGGTNSNGGTPAQIQVQNPDPKSNPLVSKGSLYNLTLDEVQNQLGDLGKPLISMNIDELLKNVWTVEANNQARGGIDYGPPGQPECGSSLNRQSRLSLSKDLSRKTVDEVWHDIQQGQKRSSLDRKRTLGEMTLEDFVIKAGVVVESSAGKNNQGSVFGGVDVIGLPPQAQWMNYQIPSIPMQRLPAFMPSQSVQQTVPLGENHIMDATYPETQITMSSSPRSGTLSDTQTPGRKRVAPGDFVERSVERRQKRMIKNRESAARSRARKQAYTHELENKVSRLEEENERLKRQKEWEKVLPSMPPPESKYQLRRTSSAPI from the exons ATGGGATCTCAAGGGGGTGGTACTAATAGCAATGGGGGAACCCCTGCTCAGATCCAAGTTCAAAATCCAGACCCCAAATCCAACCCCTTGGTTAGCAAAGGGTCTCTGTACAACCTCACTCTTGATGAGGTACAGAATCAATTGGGGGATCTGGGGAAACCTTTAATTAGCATGAATATTGATGAGCTTTTGAAGAACGTGTGGACAGTTGAGGCTAATAATCAAGCTAGGGGAGGCATTGATTATGGGCCACCTGGGCAGCCTGAGTGTGGCTCGTCTTTGAACCGCCAGTCACGCCTCTCATTATCCAAGGATCTGAGCAGAAAGACCGTTGACGAGGTGTGGCATGATATTCAGCAAGGACAGAAAAGGAGTAGTCTTGATCGGAAAAGGACTCTCGGTGAAATGACTTTGGAGGATTTCGTGATTAAGGCAGGAGTAGTTGTCGAATCATCTGCAGGGAAAAATAATCAGGGCTCGGTTTTTGGAGGAGTTGATGTGATTGGATTACCTCCGCAAGCCCAATGGATGAATTATCAGATCCCCTCTATTCCGATGCAGCGGCTTCCTGCTTTCATGCCGAGCCAATCTGTTCAACAAACTGTTCCTCTTGGTGAAAATCATATAATGGATGCTACATACCCGGAAACTCAAATAACCATGTCTTCATCTCCACGGTCGGGTACTTTATCGGATACCCAGACTCCAGGACGAAAAAGGGTTGCACctggtgattttgttgaaaGGAGTGTCGAGAGGAGACAAAAGAGGATGATCAAGAACAGGGAATCGGCTGCTCGATCACGAGCTAGGAAGCAG GCTTACACCCATGAGCTGGAGAACAAGGTTTCACGCCTTGAGGAGGAGAATGAACGCCTCAAGAGACAAAAG